The Corallococcus exiguus genome includes a window with the following:
- a CDS encoding MBOAT family O-acyltransferase — protein sequence MLSHSLQYVVFVIVVFALYWAMHRHYWPRMLLLLAASLLVYVSFLQVPLTAFVGGMPPGELVVKLVPLFIFLAGVTVDHLLVKGMGSTERPGLRKLLVVLSIVSNLGLLAGFKYLELLRRTVSSLLGPWGVEVRPEPFHFLLPVGLSFFVFQAISYTVDVYRGKASSEHSFVEHLLYMLFFPRVLSGPIVRASELMAHFREVPTLSSDDGNKALFRVAVGLVKKLVIADVLGSGIVDPVFGSPHAYSSAECAVAAVAYTLELYYDFSGYSDIAIGVASLFGFKFPENFARPYLAKNLFEFWNRWHMSLSSWLRDYLYIPLGGNRRSKPRVCFNLMMVMVLGGLWHGADWRFAVWGAVHGVALCGVRCWWWFKGKQQEPGPARVAIGMLATFTLVVLTRVVFRAPDMAHAGEFYARMLAGIPGLANVGPLVWSMLAIAVIAHAVPMKLYDTAALVFLKMPAPARAVVLVLLGLGIRQLSTLETRPYVYLQF from the coding sequence GTGCTGTCCCACAGCCTCCAGTACGTCGTCTTCGTCATCGTGGTGTTCGCGCTCTACTGGGCGATGCACCGGCATTACTGGCCGCGGATGCTGTTGCTGCTGGCGGCCAGCCTGCTGGTCTACGTGTCGTTCCTCCAGGTGCCGCTGACCGCGTTCGTGGGCGGGATGCCGCCAGGCGAGTTGGTCGTGAAGCTGGTGCCGCTGTTCATCTTCCTGGCCGGCGTGACGGTGGATCACCTGCTGGTGAAGGGGATGGGGAGCACGGAGCGGCCGGGGCTGCGCAAGCTGCTGGTGGTGCTGTCCATCGTCTCCAACCTGGGGCTCCTGGCGGGCTTCAAGTACCTGGAGCTGTTGCGCAGGACGGTGTCGTCGCTGCTGGGTCCCTGGGGCGTGGAGGTGCGGCCGGAGCCGTTCCATTTCCTGTTGCCGGTGGGCCTGTCGTTCTTCGTGTTCCAGGCCATCAGCTACACGGTGGACGTGTACCGGGGGAAGGCGAGCTCCGAGCACTCGTTCGTGGAGCACCTGCTCTACATGCTGTTCTTCCCGCGGGTGTTGAGCGGGCCGATTGTCCGCGCGTCGGAGTTGATGGCGCACTTCCGGGAAGTGCCCACGCTGTCGTCGGATGACGGGAACAAGGCGTTGTTCCGCGTCGCCGTAGGGCTGGTGAAGAAGCTGGTCATCGCGGACGTGCTGGGCAGCGGCATCGTGGATCCGGTGTTCGGCAGTCCGCACGCGTACTCGTCGGCGGAGTGCGCGGTGGCGGCGGTCGCGTACACGTTGGAGCTGTACTACGACTTCTCGGGGTACTCGGACATCGCGATTGGTGTGGCGTCGCTGTTCGGCTTCAAGTTCCCGGAGAACTTCGCGAGGCCGTACCTGGCGAAGAACCTGTTCGAGTTCTGGAACCGCTGGCACATGAGCCTGTCGTCATGGCTGCGGGACTACCTGTACATCCCGCTGGGCGGCAACCGCCGCTCGAAGCCGCGCGTGTGCTTCAACCTGATGATGGTGATGGTGCTGGGAGGCCTGTGGCACGGGGCGGACTGGCGCTTCGCGGTCTGGGGCGCGGTGCACGGCGTGGCGTTGTGCGGGGTGCGGTGCTGGTGGTGGTTCAAGGGCAAGCAGCAGGAGCCGGGCCCGGCGCGCGTGGCCATCGGAATGCTGGCCACTTTCACGCTGGTGGTGTTGACGCGAGTGGTGTTCCGAGCGCCGGACATGGCGCACGCGGGTGAGTTCTACGCACGGATGCTGGCGGGAATCCCCGGCCTGGCGAACGTGGGTCCGCTGGTGTGGAGCATGCTGGCCATCGCGGTCATCGCGCACGCGGTACCGATGAAGCTCTACGACACTGCGGCGCTCGTGTTCCTCAAGATGCCCGCGCCCGCGAGGGCGGTGGTGCTGGTGCTGCTGGGGTTGGGTATCCGCCAGCTGTCCACGCTGGAGACCCGGCCGTACGTGTATCTGCAGTTCTGA
- a CDS encoding serine/threonine-protein kinase, which yields MGCKRCVGEHRDGEACPVAARPPVSGDSLEGQRHGPLMLKRRLEVGAVASLYLAEYVPTGHRFSVKVLHAHLSARPSVRARFIAEALAQRNVVHRHVARVLDVRPGPQGLPCVLQEAPEGESLSAMPLPLSPAEVGEVLDQALAGLEAAHARGLVHGDLTLDSMFITRDAKGERRVRVRDFGAGAVREAALSLEERTQGVTVGSPTFMAPEQCEGMNRSTRADVHAMGVAGYLLVTGRLPFGLGRSADVTLFPPHAINPNVPPALSTVLLRALAAKPEERFDSAWAFRVALAEALGLKAPVRNAFADAPEDVSDVVEVVATAKEPAAKHDAADDFDIVEDVPEWGMAASSVGDAALRAAHGVPSNVRPGEGDMRAEVAAFWASAVALLGSAEPELPAEGYVPNAPAKTMKLGIVKPNSLQTAAPILLVDPASPLDVTAQPAMNPTSTLGAAAIPFMTLAPSLEPVSILSPPPIPLVDVVDDAAPIPLVNALPPLEASAPRTDAPSDLRVRLGLTPGEVLQSVSVSDVAPEGLFAECQGSLPPLAARLTVEVSFRGETALGACDVVRHVTFDEARTWNVPAGVFVHFSDEFPALGRLLSRALMEDAEPAPDGELARMLSRAEAVARDPYTLLGAKHDADFGDIHRRAQAALRRLLAFQHRPLPTVQRQALDALRVRVLAAQRMLGDPLSRVGYDATRGNVSGLARCVAAGVPEPTMEALRSAFLAARPEVEKKARALFTQGHALEVQRAVPAALERYAEALKLDPLNTSWLKHYQSLLRRVLAGSGAGVGAQAPGAMV from the coding sequence ATGGGCTGCAAGCGCTGCGTGGGCGAACACCGGGATGGGGAGGCGTGCCCCGTCGCTGCCCGGCCTCCGGTGTCGGGGGATTCGCTGGAGGGTCAGCGGCACGGGCCGCTGATGCTGAAGCGCCGGCTGGAGGTGGGGGCGGTGGCGTCGCTGTACCTGGCGGAGTACGTGCCCACCGGCCACCGCTTCTCCGTGAAGGTGCTGCATGCGCACCTGTCGGCCCGTCCCTCCGTGCGCGCGAGGTTCATCGCGGAGGCGCTGGCGCAGCGCAACGTCGTGCACCGCCACGTGGCGCGCGTGCTGGACGTGCGCCCCGGTCCGCAAGGACTGCCCTGCGTGCTGCAGGAGGCGCCGGAGGGTGAGTCGCTGAGCGCGATGCCCCTGCCGCTGTCGCCGGCCGAGGTGGGCGAGGTGTTGGATCAGGCGCTCGCGGGGCTGGAGGCGGCGCACGCGCGAGGGCTGGTGCATGGGGACCTCACGCTGGATTCGATGTTCATCACGCGCGACGCGAAGGGCGAGCGGCGCGTGCGGGTGCGGGACTTCGGCGCGGGCGCGGTGCGGGAAGCGGCGCTGTCGCTGGAGGAGCGCACGCAGGGCGTGACGGTGGGCTCGCCCACGTTCATGGCGCCCGAGCAGTGCGAGGGGATGAACCGGAGCACTCGCGCGGATGTGCATGCGATGGGCGTGGCGGGCTACCTGCTGGTGACGGGCCGGCTGCCGTTCGGATTGGGGCGCTCCGCGGACGTGACGCTGTTCCCGCCGCACGCCATCAATCCGAACGTGCCGCCCGCGCTGTCCACCGTGCTGCTGCGCGCGCTGGCCGCGAAGCCGGAGGAGCGGTTCGACAGCGCGTGGGCCTTCCGCGTCGCGCTTGCGGAGGCGCTGGGCCTGAAGGCGCCGGTGCGCAACGCGTTCGCGGATGCTCCCGAGGATGTGTCCGATGTGGTGGAGGTGGTCGCCACGGCGAAGGAGCCTGCCGCGAAGCACGACGCGGCGGACGACTTCGACATCGTGGAGGACGTGCCTGAATGGGGCATGGCCGCCTCGTCCGTGGGGGATGCGGCGTTGCGCGCGGCGCATGGCGTGCCGTCCAACGTCCGTCCCGGTGAGGGGGACATGCGCGCGGAGGTGGCCGCGTTCTGGGCTTCCGCCGTCGCGCTGCTGGGATCCGCCGAACCGGAGCTGCCGGCCGAGGGCTACGTGCCCAACGCGCCGGCCAAGACGATGAAGCTCGGCATCGTCAAACCGAACTCCCTCCAGACCGCCGCGCCCATCCTGCTGGTGGATCCGGCCTCGCCCCTGGATGTCACGGCGCAGCCCGCGATGAACCCCACGTCCACGCTGGGCGCCGCGGCCATCCCGTTCATGACCCTGGCGCCGTCGCTGGAGCCCGTGTCCATTCTGTCGCCTCCGCCCATTCCGCTGGTGGACGTCGTCGATGACGCCGCGCCCATTCCGCTGGTGAACGCCCTGCCGCCCCTGGAGGCCTCCGCGCCCCGCACGGACGCGCCCTCGGACCTGCGCGTGCGCCTGGGCCTCACGCCGGGCGAAGTCCTCCAGTCCGTCTCCGTGAGCGACGTCGCCCCCGAGGGTCTCTTCGCCGAGTGCCAGGGCTCACTGCCCCCGCTCGCCGCGCGGCTGACGGTGGAGGTGTCCTTCCGGGGCGAGACGGCCCTGGGCGCCTGCGACGTCGTCCGCCACGTCACCTTCGATGAGGCGCGCACCTGGAACGTGCCCGCGGGCGTCTTCGTCCACTTCTCCGACGAGTTCCCCGCGCTGGGCCGGCTGCTCTCCCGCGCCCTCATGGAGGACGCGGAGCCCGCGCCCGACGGGGAGCTTGCCCGCATGCTGTCCCGCGCGGAGGCCGTCGCCCGGGACCCCTACACGCTGCTGGGCGCGAAGCACGACGCCGACTTCGGTGACATCCACCGCCGTGCCCAGGCCGCCCTGCGCCGCCTGCTCGCCTTCCAGCACCGCCCGCTGCCCACCGTGCAGCGCCAGGCCCTGGACGCCCTGCGCGTGCGCGTGCTGGCCGCGCAGCGGATGCTCGGCGATCCGCTCTCCCGCGTGGGCTACGACGCCACCCGGGGCAACGTGAGCGGCCTTGCCCGCTGCGTCGCCGCGGGCGTCCCGGAGCCCACCATGGAGGCCCTGCGCAGCGCCTTCCTCGCCGCCCGTCCGGAGGTGGAGAAGAAGGCCCGCGCCCTCTTCACCCAGGGACATGCGTTGGAGGTCCAACGGGCCGTTCCCGCCGCGCTGGAGCGCTACGCGGAGGCCCTCAAGCTGGACCCGCTGAACACGTCCTGGCTGAAGCACTACCAGTCGCTGCTGCGGCGGGTGCTAGCAGGCTCCGGAGCCGGTGTTGGTGCCCAGGCCCCCGGGGCCATGGTCTGA
- a CDS encoding GDSL-type esterase/lipase family protein yields the protein MSLKPTSTGWTLAFTVLLAVGLSLAPLPEKFRPLPSLRQEGSLGPKLAALVLPASLRGVKAPRPPSDTMVPDAPPTAVADADTAANDTDPKAGPQVGEAPAVPGIGLEELSAPTLATALELEALRERMGAKHVDIELNCRKTRADGTCEEDGLAPFMKALGDLRADARRTPVRVVHLGDSLIASDYVTDVVRDRLQERFGSGGPGFLYIHRLASAGRATRAGTASTDGWKMERLVDTHWPKDRVGWTGVAFSTSGPAQSTRYSVEGAREAELFFLAQPANGSVQVAVDGKNTQRIQTRAFGSKAEAAFARLRIPEGAKTLTLTTSGKTELHGVSVESGTPGVVYDTVGLLGGMAEVYLRAQPQAFRAQLKHRKPSLVVLMVGGNEAFFLSRDRTTLDEVRSQMKELVSRVRTSVPDAACLVMSPIDAGVRTLSGELITRRHSAEVSEVFREEARAGGCAFYDTLAAMGGEGSALKWLESGLMLEDLVHPRVRGSNLLGHLFDLALQRAFARTHPPRLPGTDTTGLQNAAPSLRRTFESLARRESGAKLRVGIAQLGASHTAAHYFSDKVRDALTKRFGDAGRGFIAAGKPSSRLEGARVTRTLDGAWTVEDAKSTPGGIWGLTGIRAVGAPGASLGISFCEGCAEDKNRQGRLDLYALDAPGAAAPEITVDGEEIPPEAPPPEPLTQPTVRIRSFPVTGVAHSVQVKVPEGGGSATVLGASLEYDVPGLVYDALGLPGSTAFTARDMDAPAMDAQLTARRPDLLVFWYGTNEAELPGLDANGLRQDYAALIARMRKATGAECLVIGPTDRLQQEANGQWDEAPSLAKVLNTLPQVAKDAGCAYWSARAAMGGERSMQRWQRQPEPLGHADGVHLTPQGYAVLANAFVKDLMAAYESTKKGGEPTASAAGAP from the coding sequence TTGAGCCTCAAGCCCACATCCACCGGATGGACGCTGGCCTTCACCGTGCTCCTGGCGGTGGGGTTGTCCCTGGCGCCATTGCCGGAGAAGTTCCGCCCCCTCCCCAGCCTCCGTCAGGAAGGTTCGCTCGGGCCCAAGCTGGCGGCGCTCGTGCTGCCCGCGTCCCTGCGCGGCGTGAAGGCTCCGCGCCCGCCCTCGGACACGATGGTCCCGGACGCTCCGCCCACCGCGGTCGCGGATGCGGACACCGCCGCCAACGACACGGATCCGAAGGCGGGCCCGCAGGTGGGGGAAGCCCCGGCCGTGCCCGGCATCGGGCTGGAGGAGCTGAGCGCCCCCACGCTGGCGACCGCGCTGGAGCTGGAAGCGCTGCGCGAGCGGATGGGCGCGAAGCACGTGGACATCGAGCTCAACTGCCGGAAGACGCGCGCGGACGGGACGTGTGAAGAGGACGGTCTGGCGCCGTTCATGAAGGCGCTGGGAGATTTGCGCGCGGACGCGCGGCGCACGCCGGTGCGGGTGGTGCACCTGGGCGATTCGCTGATCGCCTCCGACTACGTCACGGACGTGGTGCGCGACCGGCTCCAGGAGCGCTTTGGTTCGGGCGGTCCGGGCTTCCTCTACATCCACCGGCTGGCGAGCGCCGGCCGCGCCACGCGCGCGGGCACCGCGAGCACGGACGGCTGGAAGATGGAGCGGCTGGTGGACACGCACTGGCCCAAGGACCGCGTGGGCTGGACGGGCGTGGCCTTCTCCACGAGCGGCCCCGCGCAGTCCACGCGCTACTCCGTGGAGGGCGCGCGCGAGGCGGAGCTGTTCTTCCTGGCCCAGCCCGCCAACGGCTCCGTGCAGGTGGCGGTGGACGGAAAGAACACGCAGCGAATCCAGACGCGCGCGTTCGGATCCAAGGCAGAAGCGGCCTTCGCGCGACTGAGGATTCCCGAGGGCGCCAAGACGCTGACGCTCACCACGAGCGGCAAGACGGAGCTGCACGGCGTGTCGGTGGAGTCGGGCACGCCGGGCGTCGTCTACGACACGGTGGGCCTGTTGGGCGGCATGGCGGAGGTGTACCTGCGCGCGCAGCCCCAGGCGTTCCGTGCGCAGCTCAAGCACCGCAAGCCGTCGCTGGTGGTGTTGATGGTGGGCGGCAACGAGGCGTTCTTCCTCTCGCGCGACCGCACCACGCTGGACGAGGTCCGCTCGCAGATGAAGGAACTGGTGTCGCGCGTGCGCACGTCGGTGCCGGACGCGGCGTGCCTCGTCATGTCGCCCATCGACGCGGGCGTGCGCACGCTGAGCGGCGAGCTGATCACCCGCCGGCACTCGGCGGAGGTGTCGGAGGTGTTCCGCGAGGAGGCGCGCGCGGGAGGCTGCGCCTTCTACGACACGCTGGCGGCGATGGGCGGCGAGGGCTCCGCGCTCAAGTGGCTGGAGTCCGGTCTGATGCTGGAGGACCTGGTGCACCCTCGAGTGCGCGGCTCCAACCTGCTGGGCCACCTGTTCGACCTGGCGTTGCAGCGGGCCTTCGCGCGCACGCATCCGCCGCGGCTGCCGGGCACGGACACGACCGGCCTGCAGAACGCGGCCCCTTCGCTGCGCCGCACGTTCGAATCACTGGCACGCCGGGAGTCCGGCGCGAAGCTGCGAGTGGGCATCGCGCAGCTGGGCGCGTCGCACACGGCGGCGCACTACTTCTCCGACAAGGTCCGCGACGCGCTGACGAAGCGCTTCGGTGACGCGGGCCGGGGCTTCATCGCCGCGGGCAAGCCATCCTCCCGGCTGGAGGGGGCGCGCGTGACGCGCACGCTGGACGGTGCGTGGACGGTGGAGGACGCGAAGAGCACGCCCGGAGGCATCTGGGGGCTCACCGGCATCCGCGCGGTGGGAGCGCCCGGCGCGAGCCTGGGCATCTCCTTCTGCGAAGGCTGCGCGGAGGACAAGAACCGCCAGGGCCGGCTGGACCTGTACGCGCTGGACGCGCCAGGGGCCGCGGCGCCTGAAATCACGGTGGACGGCGAGGAGATTCCGCCGGAGGCACCGCCGCCGGAGCCACTGACGCAGCCGACGGTGCGCATCCGTTCGTTCCCGGTGACGGGCGTGGCGCACTCGGTCCAGGTGAAGGTGCCGGAGGGTGGAGGGAGCGCGACGGTGCTGGGCGCGTCGCTGGAGTACGACGTGCCGGGGCTGGTGTACGACGCGCTCGGGCTGCCTGGCTCCACGGCCTTCACGGCGCGGGACATGGATGCGCCGGCGATGGACGCGCAGCTGACCGCGCGCCGTCCGGACCTGCTGGTGTTCTGGTACGGCACCAACGAGGCGGAGCTGCCGGGGCTGGACGCGAACGGGCTGCGCCAGGACTACGCGGCGTTGATTGCGCGCATGCGCAAGGCGACGGGCGCGGAGTGCCTGGTCATCGGGCCCACGGACCGGCTCCAGCAGGAAGCGAACGGCCAGTGGGATGAAGCGCCTTCGCTGGCGAAGGTGCTGAACACGTTGCCGCAGGTGGCGAAGGACGCCGGCTGTGCGTACTGGTCCGCGCGCGCGGCGATGGGCGGTGAGCGCTCCATGCAGCGCTGGCAGCGGCAGCCGGAGCCGCTGGGCCACGCGGACGGGGTGCACCTGACGCCGCAGGGTTACGCGGTGCTGGCGAACGCGTTCGTGAAGGACCTGATGGCGGCGTACGAGTCCACGAAGAAGGGCGGCGAGCCGACAGCCTCCGCCGCGGGAGCGCCCTGA
- a CDS encoding mannose-1-phosphate guanylyltransferase, whose protein sequence is MALYPVIMAGGSGTRFWPLSRQARPKQFLPLASKQPLLTDTAQRLKGLAPVKNTFIVCGPVHAKTALKLVKGLPKGNLLVEPVARNTAPAIALAALQVAARDPKGVLAVLPSDHHVADVKGFQRTLAEAARIAEGGHIVTLGIKPARPETGYGYIQVGAALDGGGRRVKAFKEKPDLKTAQEYLAGGDYLWNGGIFVFRADVMLAAFQKHMPEMQKGLDALQKAAGKRTFPAVLKRVFPKLPSISIDYGVMEKAENIAVLDGDFGWSDVGSFAAIPEVRPADAQGNVVSGDAVLVDCTHCVVLADKRTLSVVGMHDVVVVDSGDAVLVVPKDKSQDVRKVVEALKARKRTKLL, encoded by the coding sequence ATGGCCCTCTACCCCGTCATCATGGCCGGAGGCTCCGGCACCCGCTTCTGGCCGCTGTCCCGCCAGGCCCGTCCGAAGCAGTTCCTCCCGCTGGCCTCCAAGCAGCCGCTGCTCACCGACACCGCCCAGCGCCTCAAGGGACTGGCGCCGGTGAAGAACACCTTCATCGTGTGCGGCCCCGTGCACGCGAAGACGGCGCTGAAGCTGGTGAAGGGGCTGCCCAAGGGCAACCTCCTGGTGGAGCCCGTGGCGCGCAACACCGCGCCCGCCATCGCGCTCGCCGCGCTCCAGGTCGCCGCGCGCGACCCCAAGGGCGTGCTCGCGGTGCTGCCGTCGGATCACCACGTCGCGGACGTGAAGGGCTTCCAGCGCACGCTCGCGGAAGCGGCGCGCATCGCGGAAGGCGGCCACATCGTCACGCTGGGCATCAAGCCCGCGCGCCCGGAGACAGGCTACGGCTACATCCAGGTCGGTGCCGCGCTGGACGGCGGCGGCCGCCGCGTGAAGGCGTTCAAGGAGAAGCCCGACCTCAAGACGGCGCAGGAGTACCTGGCCGGCGGCGACTACCTGTGGAACGGCGGCATCTTCGTCTTCCGCGCGGACGTGATGCTGGCGGCCTTCCAGAAGCACATGCCGGAGATGCAGAAGGGCCTGGACGCGCTCCAGAAGGCCGCGGGCAAGCGCACCTTCCCGGCCGTGCTCAAGCGCGTGTTCCCCAAGCTGCCCTCCATCTCCATCGACTACGGCGTGATGGAGAAGGCGGAGAACATCGCGGTGCTGGACGGCGACTTCGGCTGGTCCGACGTGGGCTCCTTCGCCGCCATCCCCGAAGTGCGCCCCGCCGACGCGCAGGGCAACGTCGTCTCCGGCGACGCGGTGCTGGTGGACTGCACCCACTGCGTGGTGCTGGCCGACAAGCGCACGCTGTCCGTCGTGGGCATGCACGACGTGGTGGTGGTGGACTCCGGTGACGCCGTGCTCGTGGTCCCCAAGGACAAGAGCCAGGACGTCCGCAAGGTCGTCGAGGCCCTCAAGGCCCGGAAGCGCACCAAGCTGCTGTAG